The region TCAATAGGCTTATATCTCAATATGCAGGTACTTCGGATCCCTACAATGCCATAATAAATGCTGCTAAAGAGCTCGGATGGGGACCGGAGAGAGTATATGGCTATACTGCAGAGCACTTGATGAAAGTCCTTCCAGCAGCTTACTTAGCGGTCCCCTGGACTATGGGGACAGTTTTCATAGCTGGAGAAGTTTCTCAGCCGAAGAGAGCACAATTAATCGGAGGGATAGGAGGATTGGCCTTCATAGGAGGATTAACTGTAATACTAGCATTCTTGCTCGAGAGAGCAATGGGAATAGAGTTCTTCTCAGCGTTCTCGTACCTATTCTACAACCCGCCTCAGGGTCTCTCGATACCAATAAAGCCCTACTTCAATACCTTAGCTTTCCTCATAATAGAGAACCCTCTCCTTAACATCTGGGCGAATTTGGGATTCATATTCCTCGGCTGGATGTACATGGCCCAGAATTTACTTAATGACAGCAGATTGCTCTTTGCATGGTCTTTCGATAGGTTAATACCCGAGAAGTTCGCTGAAGTGAGCGAGAGATTCAAGTCCCCGATATATGCGCTTCTCACAGTATTCATAATAGCTGAAGTATTCTCGTTCGCCATAATATTCGTTCCGGAGCTTCAAGTAATCTCTAGCATAATGGCCCTCTCCTTCTCAGTGATAATAATGTCTCTAGCAGCGATATTCTTCCCATACAGGAGGAGAGATCTCTTTGAGAGATCAGGGATAAGCTGGAGGGTCGCTGGAATACCCTTAATCTCATTGCTCGGTCTAGCATCCCTCATCGTAAACTTGATCTCGAATTACTACTGGATAACGGATCCTAACTACGGGGCTGTAAACGATATCTCTGTAACGGCAATGCTGCTCGTGATAGTCGTAGGGATCTTGATATACCTCCTAGGTATCTACAGGCTCAAGAGGAGAGGGATAGAGCCCTCTAAGATATACACGGAGCTACCTCCAGTTTGAATTATCCCCACCAACCTTTTTACTTTTCAAAGGGTGAGTGATCATATGAAGAGGGTAGGGAGGGAGAGTATCATATACTCATTCAGCCCGAAGCACGAGCCAGCTGAGGTCGCTTCACCAGGAGAATATGTATTATTCGAGACTGAGGATGCCTTCGGAGGGCAGGTCAAGGGGGAGGAGACCCCTCCAGATAAGCTGGACTGGTCGAGGGTCGATGGGGCGACGGGCCCTCTCTATATAGAGGGGGCCGATCCGGGGGACACGCTCGTCGTGGATATACTCGATATAAGGCTGCAGGAGAAGGGAGCGATCGCAGTAATACCTGGCTATGGGGGTCTATCACACCTCAGCTTCACGCCTAAGGCTAAGGTAGTCAAGATAGACGGGAGCTTCGTTTACTTCAACGGTATCAGGATACCGATAAAGCCCATGATAGGTACTATAGGCGTCGCGCCTGAGGGAGGGGAGATCCCAGCTGGGAACCCGGGTAGGCATGGCGGTAACATGGATGTTAGCGAGCTAGGGGTGGGGAGGAGGCTCTACCTCCCAGTCTTCACTAAGGGCGCTTTGCTCGCGCTCGGCGATCTCCACGCTGTTCAAGCGGATGGTGAGCTCTGTGTCTCAGCTATAGAGTCGCCCGGTGAGGTCCTGGTCAGGGTCGACTTGATAAAGGGGAGGATGCCGAAATGGCCGATCCTAGAGACACCAGAAAGTTTTCAAGTAATAACAGCAGGCAAAGATCTAGATGAAGCTGTCAGAGAGGCT is a window of Candidatus Korarchaeum sp. DNA encoding:
- a CDS encoding acetamidase/formamidase family protein → MKRVGRESIIYSFSPKHEPAEVASPGEYVLFETEDAFGGQVKGEETPPDKLDWSRVDGATGPLYIEGADPGDTLVVDILDIRLQEKGAIAVIPGYGGLSHLSFTPKAKVVKIDGSFVYFNGIRIPIKPMIGTIGVAPEGGEIPAGNPGRHGGNMDVSELGVGRRLYLPVFTKGALLALGDLHAVQADGELCVSAIESPGEVLVRVDLIKGRMPKWPILETPESFQVITAGKDLDEAVREAAEESVRAIMRAKGIPFEDAYMLGSLLVELKINQVVDPLLGARAKVPKWLVSIHDFLYQRV
- a CDS encoding APC family permease, which encodes MGEVPSIFVRRSSGLVREVYPKDSFIYNVYFTAYFTALVFVYLIALYVVPAEALVPGLILSTFLFTFQVLVYSLLSIAMPRSGGDYVIISRALHPFLGFISSWNWFIWLAFWFAFGGYTFSSVALSTMFLTLGLVTGNPSLVSIGDMLAEPIPALIVGTLIMLVFLAMTSFGLGRFIKIQLITFIIGFIGVLIGAIYLALCDPRTYAETLNRLISQYAGTSDPYNAIINAAKELGWGPERVYGYTAEHLMKVLPAAYLAVPWTMGTVFIAGEVSQPKRAQLIGGIGGLAFIGGLTVILAFLLERAMGIEFFSAFSYLFYNPPQGLSIPIKPYFNTLAFLIIENPLLNIWANLGFIFLGWMYMAQNLLNDSRLLFAWSFDRLIPEKFAEVSERFKSPIYALLTVFIIAEVFSFAIIFVPELQVISSIMALSFSVIIMSLAAIFFPYRRRDLFERSGISWRVAGIPLISLLGLASLIVNLISNYYWITDPNYGAVNDISVTAMLLVIVVGILIYLLGIYRLKRRGIEPSKIYTELPPV